In Streptomyces canus, one DNA window encodes the following:
- the fdhF gene encoding formate dehydrogenase subunit alpha: protein MTLLKEPDFGTPERPGPATVSVEVDGLPVTVPEGTSVMRAAAQAGVDIPKLCATDSLEAFGSCRLCVVEIDGRRGTPASCTTPCADGMKVSTQTPKVEKLRQGVMELYISDHPLDCLTCPANGDCELQDMAGVVGLRQVRYGYEGENHLVAEKDTSNPYFDFDPSKCIACSRCVRACGEVQGTFALTIEGRGFDSKVSPGAGETFMDSECVSCGACVQACPTSTLQERSVVELGMPTRSVVTTCAYCGVGCSFKAELRGDELVRMVPYKDGGANEGHSCVKGRFAFGYATHPDRQLKPMVRDRITDPWREVEWDEAIGTVARRMREIQDRHGASAIGGITSSRCTNEEVYVVQKMVRAAFGNNNVDTCARVCHSPTGYGLKQTFGESAGTQDFRSVAEADVIMVIGANPTDGHPVFASRMKRRLREGAQLIVVDPRRIDLVRSPHIEARHHLQLRPSTNVAVVNAMAHVVVTEGLVDRSFVDARCEGFDDWAEFIARPENSPESVEEITGVPAAELRAAARLYAEAPNGAIYYGLGVTEHSQGSTMVMGMANLAMACGNIGRDGVGVNPLRGQNNVQGSCDMGSFPHELPGYRHVSDDAVRTVFENLWGGTLLAEPGLRIPNMFDAAIDGTFRGLFVHGEDIAQSDPNLKHVTAALEAMELVVVQDLFLNETAKFAHVFLPGASFLEKDGTFTNAERRINRVRAVMKPKTGKHEWQIVSEIATAMGYEMSYDHPGQIMDEIASVTPTFTGVSFDLLDKLGSVQWPCNEEAPEGTPVMHVDEFVRGKGKFVVTSYVPTNERSTRRFPLVLTTGRILSQYNVGAQTRRTGNVAWHPEDVLELHPHDAEDRGINHGDMVTLASRVGRTTLRAELSDRMPTGVVYTTFHHPVTGANVVTTENSDWATNCPEYKVTAVQVALARPGRSSETEAAGNDLVTVVD, encoded by the coding sequence ATGACACTCCTCAAGGAACCCGACTTCGGAACCCCCGAGCGGCCCGGCCCGGCGACGGTGTCCGTCGAGGTGGACGGCCTGCCGGTGACCGTCCCCGAGGGCACCTCGGTGATGCGCGCGGCCGCACAGGCCGGCGTCGACATACCCAAACTCTGCGCCACCGACAGCCTGGAGGCGTTCGGCTCCTGCCGGCTGTGCGTGGTGGAGATCGACGGCCGGCGCGGCACCCCGGCGTCCTGCACCACCCCGTGCGCCGACGGCATGAAGGTGAGCACCCAGACACCGAAGGTGGAGAAGCTCCGCCAGGGCGTCATGGAGCTCTACATCTCCGACCACCCCCTGGACTGCCTGACCTGCCCGGCCAACGGGGACTGCGAACTCCAGGACATGGCAGGGGTGGTGGGCCTCCGACAGGTCCGCTACGGCTACGAGGGCGAGAACCACCTCGTCGCCGAGAAGGACACCTCCAACCCGTACTTCGACTTCGACCCCTCCAAGTGCATCGCCTGCTCCCGCTGCGTCCGCGCCTGCGGCGAGGTCCAGGGCACCTTCGCCCTCACCATCGAGGGCCGCGGCTTCGACTCCAAGGTCTCGCCGGGCGCCGGTGAGACCTTCATGGACTCCGAGTGCGTCTCCTGCGGGGCCTGCGTCCAGGCCTGCCCGACGTCCACGCTCCAGGAGCGCTCGGTCGTCGAACTGGGCATGCCCACCCGGTCGGTGGTGACCACCTGTGCGTACTGCGGGGTCGGCTGCTCCTTCAAGGCCGAGCTGCGCGGCGACGAACTCGTGCGTATGGTGCCGTACAAGGACGGCGGCGCCAACGAGGGCCACTCCTGCGTCAAGGGCCGCTTCGCCTTCGGCTACGCCACCCACCCCGACCGCCAACTCAAGCCCATGGTCCGCGACCGGATCACCGACCCCTGGCGCGAGGTCGAGTGGGACGAGGCGATCGGCACGGTCGCCCGGCGGATGCGCGAGATCCAGGACCGGCACGGAGCGAGCGCGATCGGCGGGATCACCTCCTCGCGGTGCACCAACGAAGAGGTCTACGTCGTACAGAAGATGGTCCGCGCGGCCTTCGGCAACAACAACGTCGACACCTGCGCCCGCGTCTGCCACTCCCCGACGGGATACGGCCTCAAGCAGACCTTCGGCGAGTCGGCGGGCACCCAGGACTTCCGCTCGGTCGCCGAGGCCGACGTCATCATGGTGATCGGCGCCAACCCCACCGACGGCCACCCGGTGTTCGCCTCCCGGATGAAGCGCCGGCTGCGCGAGGGCGCCCAGTTGATCGTCGTGGACCCGCGCCGCATCGACCTCGTGCGCTCCCCGCACATCGAGGCGCGGCACCACCTCCAGCTCCGGCCCAGCACCAACGTCGCCGTGGTCAACGCGATGGCGCACGTCGTCGTCACCGAGGGCCTGGTCGACCGGTCCTTCGTCGACGCAAGGTGCGAAGGCTTTGACGACTGGGCCGAGTTCATCGCCCGCCCGGAGAACAGTCCGGAGTCCGTCGAGGAGATCACCGGAGTGCCGGCCGCCGAACTCCGGGCCGCCGCACGGCTGTACGCCGAAGCGCCCAACGGCGCCATCTACTACGGCCTCGGCGTCACCGAGCACAGCCAGGGCTCGACCATGGTCATGGGAATGGCCAACCTCGCGATGGCGTGCGGGAACATCGGCCGTGACGGCGTCGGAGTGAACCCGCTGCGCGGCCAGAACAACGTGCAGGGCTCCTGCGACATGGGCTCGTTCCCCCATGAACTCCCCGGCTACCGGCACGTCTCCGACGACGCCGTCCGGACCGTCTTCGAGAACCTCTGGGGCGGAACCCTCCTCGCCGAGCCGGGACTTCGCATCCCCAACATGTTCGACGCGGCCATCGACGGCACCTTCCGCGGCCTGTTCGTCCACGGCGAGGACATCGCCCAGTCCGACCCCAATCTCAAGCACGTCACCGCGGCCCTCGAAGCGATGGAACTCGTCGTCGTCCAGGACCTGTTCCTCAACGAGACGGCCAAGTTCGCGCACGTCTTCCTGCCCGGGGCGTCCTTCCTGGAGAAGGACGGCACCTTCACCAACGCGGAACGCCGCATCAACCGGGTGCGCGCGGTGATGAAGCCGAAGACGGGCAAGCACGAATGGCAGATCGTCAGCGAGATCGCCACGGCCATGGGCTACGAGATGTCGTACGACCATCCGGGCCAGATCATGGACGAGATCGCGTCGGTCACACCGACGTTCACCGGAGTCTCCTTCGACCTCCTCGACAAGCTCGGCAGCGTCCAGTGGCCGTGCAACGAGGAGGCCCCGGAGGGCACGCCCGTCATGCACGTGGACGAATTCGTGCGCGGCAAGGGCAAGTTCGTGGTCACCTCCTACGTGCCGACCAACGAACGCAGCACCCGGCGCTTCCCGCTGGTCCTCACCACGGGCCGCATCCTCAGCCAGTACAACGTCGGCGCGCAGACCCGCCGTACCGGCAACGTCGCCTGGCACCCCGAGGACGTACTGGAGCTGCACCCCCACGACGCCGAGGACCGCGGCATCAACCACGGCGACATGGTCACCCTGGCCAGCCGCGTCGGCCGGACCACCCTGCGCGCGGAGCTCTCCGACCGCATGCCGACCGGGGTCGTGTACACCACGTTCCACCACCCCGTCACCGGCGCCAACGTGGTGACCACGGAGAACTCCGACTGGGCGACCAACTGCCCGGAGTACAAGGTGACTGCCGTACAGGTGGCGCTCGCCCGCCCGGGCCGGTCGAGCGAGACCGAAGCCGCCGGGAACGACCTCGTGACGGTGGTGGACTGA
- a CDS encoding formate dehydrogenase beta subunit, with the protein MNNPAHSTATVYVPRDSAARSVGADEVAQALQHAAVRGDFALDVVRNGSRGMLWLEPLVEVVTPQGRVGYGPVTSEDVEDLLAAGMLDGADHPLRLGLVDELPWLARQNRVTFARVGVTDPLSTEDYEAHGGLRGLRAALELAPADVVAEVTASGLRGRGGAGFPAGIKWKTVLDGADELKFVCCNADEGDSGTFADRMVMEGDPFMLIEGMTIAAHAVGASEGYLYIRSEYPDAVATMRRAIGIAREHGWLGKNILGSALDFDLHVRVGAGAYICGEETSMLESLEGKRGMVRAKPPIPAIEGLFGKPTVVNNVLTLATVPVVLAEGATAYERLGVERSRGTQVFQLGGNIAHGGIVETAFGITLRELIEEYGGGTHSGRPVRTAQVGGPLGAYLPESMFDLPMDYEAFAAAGAMVGHGGVVVFDDSVDMAAQARFAMEFCAEESCGKCTPCRVGAVRGVEVIDKIVGGTHRDENLALLEDLCDLMTEGSLCAMGGLTPLPVRSALTHFPDDFLGGRRLLDIQPVQATGARTEGTE; encoded by the coding sequence ATGAACAACCCAGCGCACTCCACGGCCACCGTGTACGTCCCGCGCGACTCCGCGGCCAGGTCCGTCGGCGCGGACGAGGTCGCGCAGGCCCTTCAACACGCTGCCGTCCGCGGGGACTTCGCCCTCGACGTCGTGCGCAATGGATCACGCGGCATGCTGTGGCTGGAGCCCCTGGTCGAGGTGGTGACCCCCCAAGGGCGTGTCGGCTACGGCCCGGTGACCTCGGAGGACGTCGAGGATCTCCTGGCCGCGGGCATGCTCGACGGCGCCGATCACCCCCTGCGGCTCGGACTCGTCGACGAACTGCCCTGGCTGGCACGCCAGAACCGCGTCACCTTCGCCAGAGTCGGCGTGACCGACCCGCTGTCGACCGAGGACTACGAAGCGCACGGCGGCCTCAGGGGACTGCGCGCCGCCCTGGAGCTCGCCCCCGCGGACGTGGTCGCCGAGGTCACCGCGTCCGGACTGCGCGGCCGTGGCGGCGCCGGATTCCCGGCCGGCATCAAGTGGAAGACCGTGCTGGACGGCGCCGACGAGCTGAAGTTCGTCTGCTGCAACGCCGACGAGGGCGACAGCGGGACCTTCGCCGACCGGATGGTCATGGAGGGCGACCCGTTCATGCTCATCGAGGGCATGACGATCGCCGCGCACGCGGTCGGAGCGAGCGAGGGCTACCTGTACATCCGCTCCGAATACCCGGACGCGGTGGCCACGATGCGCCGGGCGATCGGGATCGCCCGCGAGCACGGCTGGCTCGGCAAGAACATCCTCGGCTCCGCCCTCGACTTCGACCTGCACGTCCGCGTCGGCGCCGGCGCGTACATCTGCGGCGAGGAGACCTCCATGCTGGAGAGCCTGGAGGGCAAGCGCGGCATGGTCCGCGCGAAACCGCCGATCCCGGCGATCGAGGGCCTGTTCGGCAAACCGACCGTGGTGAACAACGTCCTCACCCTCGCCACCGTGCCCGTGGTCCTGGCCGAGGGCGCGACGGCGTACGAGCGGCTCGGCGTCGAACGCTCCCGCGGCACCCAAGTGTTCCAGCTCGGCGGCAACATCGCCCACGGCGGCATCGTGGAGACCGCCTTCGGCATCACCCTGCGGGAGCTCATCGAGGAGTACGGCGGCGGGACCCACTCCGGACGCCCGGTGCGCACCGCGCAGGTCGGCGGCCCGCTGGGGGCGTACCTGCCGGAGTCGATGTTCGATCTGCCCATGGACTACGAGGCGTTCGCGGCGGCCGGGGCGATGGTCGGCCACGGCGGAGTGGTCGTCTTCGACGACAGCGTCGACATGGCCGCACAGGCCCGTTTCGCGATGGAGTTCTGCGCCGAGGAGTCCTGCGGCAAGTGCACACCGTGCCGAGTCGGGGCCGTGCGCGGCGTCGAGGTGATCGACAAGATCGTCGGCGGCACCCACCGGGACGAGAACCTCGCCCTGCTCGAAGACCTCTGCGACCTGATGACCGAGGGCTCGCTGTGCGCGATGGGCGGGCTCACCCCGCTTCCCGTGCGCAGCGCCCTCACCCACTTCCCCGACGACTTCCTCGGCGGCCGTCGACTCCTGGACATCCAGCCCGTACAGGCGACGGGCGCGAGGACGGAGGGCACGGAATGA
- a CDS encoding formate dehydrogenase subunit gamma encodes MTTSGSDVTVESVVRRVVARHRGERGALLPVLHAVQAELGHVPQEAVPVLAEELNLSRADVHGVVTFYHDFRREPAGRTTVRICRAEACQALGADQLVNYARQSGLPLGETAADGSVTVEQVFCLGNCALGPSVEADGRLYGRVGPAKLGSILNGTVSS; translated from the coding sequence ATGACGACCAGCGGAAGTGACGTGACGGTCGAGAGCGTGGTCCGGAGGGTGGTGGCCCGTCACCGGGGCGAGCGTGGAGCACTGCTGCCCGTACTGCACGCCGTCCAGGCCGAGTTGGGCCATGTGCCGCAGGAGGCCGTGCCGGTACTCGCCGAGGAGCTCAACCTCTCCAGGGCGGACGTCCATGGAGTGGTGACCTTCTACCACGACTTCCGTCGCGAGCCCGCGGGCCGTACCACCGTACGCATCTGCCGCGCCGAGGCCTGCCAGGCACTGGGCGCCGACCAACTGGTGAACTACGCGCGCCAGTCCGGACTGCCCCTGGGTGAGACGGCGGCGGACGGCTCGGTCACCGTCGAGCAGGTCTTCTGCCTCGGCAATTGCGCGCTCGGGCCGTCGGTGGAAGCCGACGGACGGCTGTACGGACGAGTTGGCCCGGCCAAGCTGGGCTCGATCCTCAACGGGACGGTCTCCTCATGA
- a CDS encoding GntR family transcriptional regulator, producing the protein MREALTAAASRRVTRPAPLRQAVYDALTELIVNGSLKPGQHLVEAELAEHLGVSRQPVREALQRLQTAGWVDLRPAQGAFVHSPTEEEAAQLLGVRSVLETYSAQLAAKNAKPEDIARLDELQLDGVAALADDDVERLVAANTALHDFITAVADNAVLAELIAQVGQKVRWYYTPIAKPRGKEAWNEHTQLIRAIAKGDAEQAGEVMRKHTERTTDFYRRQIAARANQD; encoded by the coding sequence ATGCGCGAGGCACTCACGGCCGCAGCATCCCGGCGCGTCACCCGCCCGGCACCGCTGCGTCAGGCCGTGTACGACGCCCTGACCGAGCTGATCGTCAACGGCTCCCTCAAGCCGGGCCAGCATCTGGTCGAGGCCGAGCTCGCCGAACACCTCGGCGTCAGCCGCCAGCCGGTCCGCGAGGCTCTCCAGCGGCTCCAGACCGCCGGCTGGGTCGATCTGCGGCCCGCCCAGGGCGCCTTCGTCCACTCCCCCACGGAGGAGGAGGCCGCCCAGCTCCTCGGCGTCCGCTCGGTCCTGGAGACCTACTCGGCCCAGCTCGCCGCGAAGAACGCGAAGCCCGAGGACATCGCGCGTCTTGACGAACTCCAGCTGGACGGGGTCGCCGCTCTCGCCGACGACGACGTCGAGCGCCTGGTCGCGGCCAACACCGCGCTGCACGACTTCATCACCGCCGTCGCCGACAACGCCGTGCTGGCCGAACTGATCGCCCAGGTCGGCCAGAAGGTCCGGTGGTACTACACGCCCATCGCCAAACCCCGCGGCAAGGAGGCCTGGAACGAGCACACCCAGCTCATCAGGGCCATCGCCAAGGGCGACGCGGAGCAGGCGGGCGAGGTCATGCGCAAGCACACCGAGCGCACGACCGACTTCTACCGCAGGCAGATCGCGGCCAGGGCGAACCAGGACTGA
- a CDS encoding acyl-CoA dehydrogenase family protein — MLYRTALSEVLTSVVGPVAEATAVQGRFPRGAVTALGRAGLLGLTVSTEFGGGGRGLPAAVDVVARTARVCPATAAVLQSHYTAVAVIEAYGGPWTRGEIAAGRHLASLALAESEGESEAGGDGSTSETQLFVPHSVATRSGDVVALRARKQRVVAAGEADLYVWSSRPLAAPDGLTLWAVPAHAPDLFVPARPGAAGPRGSATSTVFADPVRVPAEAMLGADGGGLDILLRTVLPWLLELRAAAETRRPPALDLGSARRPAGSLAAS, encoded by the coding sequence GTGTTGTACCGCACCGCTCTCTCCGAAGTCCTGACCAGTGTCGTCGGACCCGTCGCCGAAGCAACCGCCGTCCAGGGCAGGTTCCCTCGAGGCGCCGTGACGGCCCTCGGCCGCGCCGGGCTGCTGGGGCTCACCGTCTCCACCGAATTCGGCGGCGGGGGGCGGGGGTTGCCGGCAGCCGTCGACGTGGTCGCGCGGACCGCGCGCGTCTGCCCGGCGACGGCGGCCGTCCTCCAGTCCCACTACACGGCGGTCGCCGTCATCGAGGCATACGGCGGCCCTTGGACACGGGGCGAGATCGCCGCCGGACGCCACCTCGCCAGTCTTGCGCTCGCCGAGTCGGAGGGGGAGTCGGAGGCCGGAGGTGACGGCTCGACATCCGAGACTCAGCTCTTCGTGCCGCACTCCGTGGCCACCCGTTCCGGTGACGTGGTAGCCCTGCGGGCCCGCAAGCAGCGGGTGGTCGCGGCGGGGGAGGCCGACCTGTACGTCTGGTCCTCCCGGCCCCTCGCCGCCCCCGACGGGCTGACGCTCTGGGCGGTCCCGGCGCATGCCCCGGACCTGTTCGTCCCGGCCAGGCCCGGCGCCGCGGGACCCCGCGGCAGCGCGACCTCGACGGTGTTCGCCGACCCGGTGCGGGTGCCCGCGGAAGCGATGCTCGGAGCGGACGGCGGCGGACTCGACATCCTGCTGCGCACGGTCCTGCCGTGGCTGCTCGAACTGCGGGCCGCCGCCGAGACCCGCCGCCCGCCGGCCCTCGACCTCGGGAGCGCCCGCCGCCCCGCCGGCTCCCTCGCCGCGTCCTGA
- a CDS encoding GntR family transcriptional regulator has protein sequence MPDTPTVTARGPINRPTPLRQAVYEALTELIINGSLKPGQHLVEAELAESLGVSRQPIREALQRLQTAGWVDLRPSQGAFVHSPTTQECAQLLSVRALLETHSARGAARHATARDVARLWELQQTGLAALAAGDARAIVEANAALHGHITLLSRNAVLAELIPQVDRRVRWYYMPIAKPRGKDAWNEHARIIEAIGEGAADRAEELMRRHTRNTTDFYCEQIAAVVGRDD, from the coding sequence ATGCCCGACACACCCACCGTGACAGCCCGTGGCCCGATCAACAGGCCCACCCCGCTCCGCCAGGCCGTGTACGAGGCCCTCACCGAACTGATCATCAACGGCTCGCTGAAACCCGGCCAGCACCTCGTCGAGGCCGAGCTGGCGGAGAGCCTCGGCGTGAGCCGGCAGCCGATCCGTGAGGCGTTGCAGCGGCTCCAGACCGCCGGCTGGGTCGACCTGCGCCCTTCGCAGGGGGCCTTCGTCCACTCCCCCACCACGCAGGAGTGCGCCCAACTCCTCAGCGTCCGGGCACTCCTGGAGACCCACTCCGCGCGCGGCGCGGCCCGGCACGCCACCGCCCGTGACGTCGCCCGGCTGTGGGAACTCCAGCAGACAGGTCTGGCCGCCCTCGCGGCCGGGGACGCCCGGGCCATCGTGGAGGCGAACGCCGCCCTCCACGGCCACATCACCCTGTTGTCCCGCAACGCGGTCCTCGCCGAACTCATCCCCCAGGTCGACCGGCGGGTGCGCTGGTACTACATGCCCATCGCCAAGCCCCGCGGCAAGGACGCCTGGAACGAGCACGCGAGGATCATCGAGGCCATCGGCGAGGGTGCCGCCGACCGCGCCGAGGAGCTCATGCGCCGGCACACCCGCAACACCACCGACTTCTACTGCGAGCAGATCGCCGCGGTGGTCGGGCGGGACGACTGA
- a CDS encoding beta-class carbonic anhydrase, whose protein sequence is MSTSAPRTATVTDRLVEANRAYAARFTDPGMGARPVLRVADVACMDARLDLHAALGLELGDCHTIRNAGGVVTDDTIRSLTISQRALGTRSVALIHHTGCGLQTLTEDFRHELELEVGQRPAWAVEAFRDVDQDVRQSMQRVRTSPFLPHTDDVRGSVLLTRECTQGRISSIV, encoded by the coding sequence ATGTCGACTTCAGCACCCCGAACCGCGACGGTCACCGACCGGCTCGTGGAGGCCAACCGCGCCTACGCCGCCCGCTTCACCGACCCCGGCATGGGCGCACGCCCCGTTCTGCGCGTGGCCGACGTGGCGTGCATGGACGCCCGCCTCGACCTGCACGCCGCGCTCGGACTGGAGCTCGGCGACTGTCACACCATCCGCAACGCCGGGGGAGTCGTCACCGACGACACGATCCGTTCCCTGACGATCAGTCAGCGTGCGCTCGGTACCCGCAGTGTGGCGCTCATCCACCACACCGGCTGCGGTCTCCAGACCCTGACCGAGGACTTCCGGCACGAACTGGAACTGGAGGTCGGTCAGCGTCCCGCGTGGGCGGTGGAGGCCTTCCGGGACGTCGACCAGGACGTACGGCAGTCCATGCAACGCGTGCGCACCTCGCCGTTCCTCCCACACACCGACGATGTGCGGGGGTCCGTGCTGCTCACCAGGGAATGCACACAAGGCCGCATTAGCTCGATCGTGTGA
- the frc gene encoding formyl-CoA transferase, translated as MTLALDGVRVLDMTHVQSGPSATQLLAWLGADVVKVEAPGGDITRRQLRDVPDADSLYFTMLNCNKRSITLNTKTGRGQQILTALIRGADVLVENFAPGAVERMGFSWERIREINPRIVYASIKGFGDGPYTDFKAYEVVAQAMGGSMATTGFEDGPPLATGAQIGDSGTGIHAVAGILAALLQREKTGRGQRVNVAMQHAVLNLCRVKLRDQQRLAHGPLTEYPNDDFTEEVPRSGNASGGGQPGWAVRCAPGGPNDYVYVIVQPQGWQPLSALIGRPELAEDPEWATPEARLPKLAKMFQLIEEWTATLPKWQVLEQLNRHNIPCGPILSPKEIIEDPSLADNDMIVEVGHPQRGTFTTVGNPLKLSDSPTTITTPPLLGQHNEEIYINELGLSDEELPQLKEQGVI; from the coding sequence ATGACGTTGGCTCTTGATGGTGTGCGGGTGCTGGATATGACGCATGTGCAGTCGGGTCCGTCGGCGACGCAGTTGCTGGCGTGGCTGGGGGCGGATGTGGTGAAGGTGGAGGCGCCGGGCGGGGACATCACACGCCGGCAGCTGCGGGATGTCCCGGACGCGGACTCGCTGTATTTCACGATGCTCAACTGCAACAAGCGCAGTATCACGCTGAACACCAAGACCGGGCGGGGGCAGCAGATCCTGACCGCGCTGATCCGGGGTGCGGATGTGTTGGTGGAGAACTTCGCGCCGGGTGCGGTGGAGCGGATGGGGTTCTCCTGGGAGCGGATCAGGGAGATCAACCCGCGGATCGTGTATGCCTCGATCAAGGGTTTCGGGGACGGCCCCTACACCGACTTCAAGGCGTATGAGGTGGTCGCGCAGGCGATGGGCGGGTCGATGGCCACCACCGGTTTCGAGGACGGGCCGCCGCTGGCGACCGGTGCGCAGATCGGTGACTCCGGGACCGGGATCCACGCGGTCGCGGGCATCCTGGCCGCGCTGCTCCAGCGCGAGAAAACGGGCAGGGGCCAGCGGGTGAACGTGGCGATGCAGCACGCGGTGCTGAACCTGTGCCGGGTCAAACTCCGGGACCAGCAGCGCCTGGCACACGGCCCGCTGACGGAGTACCCCAACGACGACTTCACCGAGGAGGTGCCGCGTTCGGGCAACGCGTCGGGGGGCGGGCAGCCCGGCTGGGCCGTGCGGTGCGCGCCGGGCGGGCCGAACGACTACGTGTACGTCATCGTCCAGCCGCAAGGCTGGCAGCCGCTGTCCGCGCTGATCGGCCGGCCCGAACTCGCCGAAGACCCCGAGTGGGCCACCCCCGAGGCCCGCCTGCCCAAGCTGGCCAAGATGTTCCAGCTGATCGAGGAATGGACCGCGACCCTGCCCAAATGGCAGGTCCTGGAACAACTCAACCGCCACAACATTCCGTGCGGGCCGATCCTGTCCCCGAAAGAGATCATCGAGGACCCTTCCCTCGCCGACAACGACATGATCGTCGAAGTCGGACACCCCCAGCGCGGCACCTTCACCACCGTCGGCAACCCCCTCAAACTCTCCGACTCCCCCACCACCATCACCACCCCACCCCTCCTCGGCCAGCACAACGAAGAGATCTACATCAACGAACTCGGACTCAGCGACGAGGAGTTGCCGCAGCTCAAGGAGCAAGGCGTCATCTGA